Proteins encoded in a region of the Delphinus delphis chromosome 13, mDelDel1.2, whole genome shotgun sequence genome:
- the LOC132436335 gene encoding serpin B8 isoform X2, translating into MDDLCEANGTFAINLLKLLGEKDNLRNVFFSPLSLSSALTMVLMGAKGNTAAQMSQALCLNKGGDIHQGFQSLLMELNKSGPQYLLRTANRLFGEKTCDFLPAFKESCQKFYQADLEELNFSKDTEECRKHVNDWVTEKTEGKISEILGAGAIGPLTKLVLVNATYFKGKWNEQFDRKHTRGMTFKTNKEKKTVQMMFKQAEYKMGYVEEVHAQVLELPYVEGVLSMLILLPDDNTDLAVVEKALTYEKFRAWTNPEKLTKDKVQVFLPRLKLEESYDLEAFLRSLGMTDAFEEAKADFSGMSAKKNVPMSKVVHKCFVEVNEEGTEAAAATAVVRNSRCSRTEPRFCADHPFLFFIRHHETNSILFCGKFSSP; encoded by the exons ATGGATGATCTCTGTGAAGCAAATGGCACTTTTGCCATCAACTTATTAAAACTGCTGGGTGAAAAGGACAACCTGCGAAACGTGTTCTTCTCTCCCCTGAGCCTCTCCTCTGCCCTGACCATGGTCTTAATGGGGGCCAAAGGAAACACTGCGGCGCAGATGTCCCAG GCACTTTGTTTGAACAAAGGTGGAGATATTCACCAAGGATTCCAGTCACTTCTCATGGAATTGAACAAATCTGGCCCTCAGTACTTGCTCAGAACTGCGAACAGACTCTTTGGGGAAAAGACATGCGATTTCCTGCCA GCTTTTAAGGAATCCTGCCAGAAGTTCTATCAGGCAGACCTGGAGGAACTGAACTTTTCTAAAGACACTGAAGAATGCAGGAAACACGTAAATGACTGGGTGACAGAGAAGACTGAAG GAAAGATTTCAGAGATACTGGGGGCTGGGGCAATCGGTCCTCTGACCAAGCTGGTCCTCGTGAATGCAACCTATTTCAAAGGAAAGTGGAATGAGCAATTTGACAGAAAGCACACAAGGGGAATGACCTTTAAAACCAACAAG GAGAAGAAGACAGTGCAGATGATGTTTAAGCAAGCTGAATATAAAATGGGGTATGTGGAGGAGGTGCACGCCCAGGTCCTGGAGCTGCCCTATGTGGAGGGGGTGCTGAGTATGCTCATTTTACTGCCTGATGACAACACAGATCTCGCTGTG GTGGAAAAGGCACTTACATATGAGAAGTTCAGAGCCTGGACAAATCCAGAAAAGCTGACTAAGGATAAAGTTCAAGTTTTTCTTCCCAGATTAAAGCTGGAGGAGAGTTATGACTTGGAGGCTTTTCTTCGAAGTTTAGGAATGACTGATGCTTTTGAGGAAGCCAAGGCCGACTTTTCTGGAATGTCAGCCAAGAAGAACGTGCCCATGTCCAAGGTCGTGCACAAGTGCTTTGTAGAGGTCAACGAGGAGGGCACGGAGGCAGCTGCGGCCACCGCGGTGGTCAGGAACTCCCGGTGCAGCAGAACTGAGCCAAGATTTTGTGCAGAccaccctttccttttcttcatcagGCACCATGAAACCAACAGCATTTTGTTCTGCGGCAAGTTCTCTTCTCCATAA
- the LOC132436335 gene encoding serpin B8 isoform X3 has product MELNKSGPQYLLRTANRLFGEKTCDFLPAFKESCQKFYQADLEELNFSKDTEECRKHVNDWVTEKTEGKISEILGAGAIGPLTKLVLVNATYFKGKWNEQFDRKHTRGMTFKTNKEKKTVQMMFKQAEYKMGYVEEVHAQVLELPYVEGVLSMLILLPDDNTDLAVVEKALTYEKFRAWTNPEKLTKDKVQVFLPRLKLEESYDLEAFLRSLGMTDAFEEAKADFSGMSAKKNVPMSKVVHKCFVEVNEEGTEAAAATAVVRNSRCSRTEPRFCADHPFLFFIRHHETNSILFCGKFSSP; this is encoded by the exons ATGGAATTGAACAAATCTGGCCCTCAGTACTTGCTCAGAACTGCGAACAGACTCTTTGGGGAAAAGACATGCGATTTCCTGCCA GCTTTTAAGGAATCCTGCCAGAAGTTCTATCAGGCAGACCTGGAGGAACTGAACTTTTCTAAAGACACTGAAGAATGCAGGAAACACGTAAATGACTGGGTGACAGAGAAGACTGAAG GAAAGATTTCAGAGATACTGGGGGCTGGGGCAATCGGTCCTCTGACCAAGCTGGTCCTCGTGAATGCAACCTATTTCAAAGGAAAGTGGAATGAGCAATTTGACAGAAAGCACACAAGGGGAATGACCTTTAAAACCAACAAG GAGAAGAAGACAGTGCAGATGATGTTTAAGCAAGCTGAATATAAAATGGGGTATGTGGAGGAGGTGCACGCCCAGGTCCTGGAGCTGCCCTATGTGGAGGGGGTGCTGAGTATGCTCATTTTACTGCCTGATGACAACACAGATCTCGCTGTG GTGGAAAAGGCACTTACATATGAGAAGTTCAGAGCCTGGACAAATCCAGAAAAGCTGACTAAGGATAAAGTTCAAGTTTTTCTTCCCAGATTAAAGCTGGAGGAGAGTTATGACTTGGAGGCTTTTCTTCGAAGTTTAGGAATGACTGATGCTTTTGAGGAAGCCAAGGCCGACTTTTCTGGAATGTCAGCCAAGAAGAACGTGCCCATGTCCAAGGTCGTGCACAAGTGCTTTGTAGAGGTCAACGAGGAGGGCACGGAGGCAGCTGCGGCCACCGCGGTGGTCAGGAACTCCCGGTGCAGCAGAACTGAGCCAAGATTTTGTGCAGAccaccctttccttttcttcatcagGCACCATGAAACCAACAGCATTTTGTTCTGCGGCAAGTTCTCTTCTCCATAA
- the LOC132436335 gene encoding serpin B8 isoform X1 → MAHLFIKMSACMMTLISRPSLMDDLCEANGTFAINLLKLLGEKDNLRNVFFSPLSLSSALTMVLMGAKGNTAAQMSQALCLNKGGDIHQGFQSLLMELNKSGPQYLLRTANRLFGEKTCDFLPAFKESCQKFYQADLEELNFSKDTEECRKHVNDWVTEKTEGKISEILGAGAIGPLTKLVLVNATYFKGKWNEQFDRKHTRGMTFKTNKEKKTVQMMFKQAEYKMGYVEEVHAQVLELPYVEGVLSMLILLPDDNTDLAVVEKALTYEKFRAWTNPEKLTKDKVQVFLPRLKLEESYDLEAFLRSLGMTDAFEEAKADFSGMSAKKNVPMSKVVHKCFVEVNEEGTEAAAATAVVRNSRCSRTEPRFCADHPFLFFIRHHETNSILFCGKFSSP, encoded by the exons ACCTTCACTGATGGATGATCTCTGTGAAGCAAATGGCACTTTTGCCATCAACTTATTAAAACTGCTGGGTGAAAAGGACAACCTGCGAAACGTGTTCTTCTCTCCCCTGAGCCTCTCCTCTGCCCTGACCATGGTCTTAATGGGGGCCAAAGGAAACACTGCGGCGCAGATGTCCCAG GCACTTTGTTTGAACAAAGGTGGAGATATTCACCAAGGATTCCAGTCACTTCTCATGGAATTGAACAAATCTGGCCCTCAGTACTTGCTCAGAACTGCGAACAGACTCTTTGGGGAAAAGACATGCGATTTCCTGCCA GCTTTTAAGGAATCCTGCCAGAAGTTCTATCAGGCAGACCTGGAGGAACTGAACTTTTCTAAAGACACTGAAGAATGCAGGAAACACGTAAATGACTGGGTGACAGAGAAGACTGAAG GAAAGATTTCAGAGATACTGGGGGCTGGGGCAATCGGTCCTCTGACCAAGCTGGTCCTCGTGAATGCAACCTATTTCAAAGGAAAGTGGAATGAGCAATTTGACAGAAAGCACACAAGGGGAATGACCTTTAAAACCAACAAG GAGAAGAAGACAGTGCAGATGATGTTTAAGCAAGCTGAATATAAAATGGGGTATGTGGAGGAGGTGCACGCCCAGGTCCTGGAGCTGCCCTATGTGGAGGGGGTGCTGAGTATGCTCATTTTACTGCCTGATGACAACACAGATCTCGCTGTG GTGGAAAAGGCACTTACATATGAGAAGTTCAGAGCCTGGACAAATCCAGAAAAGCTGACTAAGGATAAAGTTCAAGTTTTTCTTCCCAGATTAAAGCTGGAGGAGAGTTATGACTTGGAGGCTTTTCTTCGAAGTTTAGGAATGACTGATGCTTTTGAGGAAGCCAAGGCCGACTTTTCTGGAATGTCAGCCAAGAAGAACGTGCCCATGTCCAAGGTCGTGCACAAGTGCTTTGTAGAGGTCAACGAGGAGGGCACGGAGGCAGCTGCGGCCACCGCGGTGGTCAGGAACTCCCGGTGCAGCAGAACTGAGCCAAGATTTTGTGCAGAccaccctttccttttcttcatcagGCACCATGAAACCAACAGCATTTTGTTCTGCGGCAAGTTCTCTTCTCCATAA